The following proteins are encoded in a genomic region of Tenebrio molitor chromosome 7, icTenMoli1.1, whole genome shotgun sequence:
- the LOC138134727 gene encoding purine nucleoside phosphorylase-like isoform X2, with translation MSQLKKNSLKNVMVTKKGKNKSSSGHASNEKYTYELLLETAQYLLERVPFKPLIGIICGSGMGCLADALENTKEFPYETIPHFPASTVDGHVGKLVFGYLSDVPVVCMQGRFHYYEGYPLWKCAMPVRVMKLIGVTHLIASNAAGGLNPNYKVGDIMIVRDHINMMGFAGNNPLQGPNDERFGPRFPPMNKAYNKELTEYGKELAKKLNIPEIVQEGIYTCLGGPNFETVAELRMLKMLGADAVGMSTVHEVIIARHCDMIVFAFSLITNMCITNYETYDKPNHEEVMDVGKMRQDLLKVFVKELVKYIFDNQAKFAKDS, from the exons ATACACATATGAATTACTTCTGGAAACAGCTCAGTATCTACTAGAAAGGGTGCCGTTTAAACCTTTAATTGGCATAATCTGTGGATCCGGCATGG GCTGTTTAGCAGATGCTTTAGAAAACACTAAGGAATTTCCATACGAAACAATACCTCATTTTCCGGCTAGCACAGTAGATGGGCACGTAGGAAAGTTAGTATTTGGTTATTTGTCCGACGTTCCTGTTGTATGTATGCAAGGTCGCTTCCACTATTATGAAGGTTATCCGTTATGGAAATGCGCCATGCCTGTTAGAGTAATGAAACTAATTGGAGTCACTCATTTGATTGCATCGAATGCTGCTGGAGGTTTAAACCCAAACTACAAAGTCGGAGATATAATGATAGTACGAGATCACATAAATATGATGGGTTTTGCTGGAAACAACCCTTTACAGGGACCTAATGATGAAAGGTTTGGTCCACGCTTTCCTCCGATGAATAAAGCTTATAATAAAGAACTAACCGAATATGGGAAAGAACTGGCTAAAAAACTTAATATACCTGAAATTGTACAGGAAGGAATTTACACTTGTTTAGGAGGACCCAATTTTGAAACGGTTGCAGAACTACGGATGTTGAAAATGTTGGGCGCCGATGCTGTAGGAATGTCGACTGTCCATGAAGTGATTATTGCAAGACATTGTGACATGATAGTATTTGCATTTagtttaattacaaatatgtgtATCACAAATTACGAAACTTACGATAAGCCTAATCATGAAGAGGTTATGGATGTCGGAAAAATGAGGCAAGATCTATTAAAAGTGTTTGTTAAAGAGCTagttaaatacatatttgataATCAAGCAAAATTTGCGAAAGACAGTTAA
- the LOC138134727 gene encoding purine nucleoside phosphorylase-like isoform X1, whose translation MSQLKKNSLKNVMVTKKGKNKSSSGHASNEKYTYELLLETAQYLLERVPFKPLIGIICGSGMGAYWNEGCLADALENTKEFPYETIPHFPASTVDGHVGKLVFGYLSDVPVVCMQGRFHYYEGYPLWKCAMPVRVMKLIGVTHLIASNAAGGLNPNYKVGDIMIVRDHINMMGFAGNNPLQGPNDERFGPRFPPMNKAYNKELTEYGKELAKKLNIPEIVQEGIYTCLGGPNFETVAELRMLKMLGADAVGMSTVHEVIIARHCDMIVFAFSLITNMCITNYETYDKPNHEEVMDVGKMRQDLLKVFVKELVKYIFDNQAKFAKDS comes from the exons ATACACATATGAATTACTTCTGGAAACAGCTCAGTATCTACTAGAAAGGGTGCCGTTTAAACCTTTAATTGGCATAATCTGTGGATCCGGCATGGGTGCGTATTGGAATGAag GCTGTTTAGCAGATGCTTTAGAAAACACTAAGGAATTTCCATACGAAACAATACCTCATTTTCCGGCTAGCACAGTAGATGGGCACGTAGGAAAGTTAGTATTTGGTTATTTGTCCGACGTTCCTGTTGTATGTATGCAAGGTCGCTTCCACTATTATGAAGGTTATCCGTTATGGAAATGCGCCATGCCTGTTAGAGTAATGAAACTAATTGGAGTCACTCATTTGATTGCATCGAATGCTGCTGGAGGTTTAAACCCAAACTACAAAGTCGGAGATATAATGATAGTACGAGATCACATAAATATGATGGGTTTTGCTGGAAACAACCCTTTACAGGGACCTAATGATGAAAGGTTTGGTCCACGCTTTCCTCCGATGAATAAAGCTTATAATAAAGAACTAACCGAATATGGGAAAGAACTGGCTAAAAAACTTAATATACCTGAAATTGTACAGGAAGGAATTTACACTTGTTTAGGAGGACCCAATTTTGAAACGGTTGCAGAACTACGGATGTTGAAAATGTTGGGCGCCGATGCTGTAGGAATGTCGACTGTCCATGAAGTGATTATTGCAAGACATTGTGACATGATAGTATTTGCATTTagtttaattacaaatatgtgtATCACAAATTACGAAACTTACGATAAGCCTAATCATGAAGAGGTTATGGATGTCGGAAAAATGAGGCAAGATCTATTAAAAGTGTTTGTTAAAGAGCTagttaaatacatatttgataATCAAGCAAAATTTGCGAAAGACAGTTAA